One window of Brevibacillus choshinensis genomic DNA carries:
- a CDS encoding ATP-dependent DNA ligase encodes MKPIIPMEPISCDILPRGDEWAAQVKWDGVRVLTYYDSREVQLFNRRLNERTFHFPEVTDLSSYCNAHSVILDGEVIALGSDGKPSFYEVMRRDGLRRLEKVPQIQKAVPITYMIFDVLYLNGQWITSYPLKERQQILNSIITPNNHVQLVENFNNAEALYQVIQTQGMEGVLIKDLTSSYLINGKDQRWRKKKFYRDIIAVVGGVTIRNNIVNSLLLGLFDKHEHLWYIGHAGTGRLTQADWRNLTERVKPLVTEHKPFANLPPRTVDTWWLKPELTVKIVYAEWKEGHSLRQPSIQGFVDIPAEQCTLEPQEKRE; translated from the coding sequence ATGAAGCCGATCATTCCGATGGAACCGATAAGCTGTGACATTCTTCCTCGTGGCGACGAATGGGCCGCACAAGTCAAGTGGGATGGTGTTCGAGTTCTAACTTACTATGATAGTCGTGAGGTCCAACTCTTTAACAGGAGATTAAATGAACGTACTTTCCATTTTCCGGAGGTTACTGATCTCTCCTCTTACTGTAATGCCCACTCGGTTATTTTAGATGGTGAAGTGATTGCTCTCGGATCAGATGGCAAGCCCTCTTTTTACGAAGTGATGCGGAGAGATGGTCTGCGACGGTTGGAAAAAGTTCCGCAGATTCAAAAAGCAGTTCCCATCACCTACATGATCTTTGACGTTCTCTATTTGAATGGTCAATGGATAACTTCTTACCCGCTAAAGGAACGGCAGCAAATACTTAACTCGATAATCACTCCTAATAACCACGTTCAACTCGTTGAGAATTTTAATAACGCTGAAGCCTTGTACCAAGTCATTCAAACCCAGGGAATGGAAGGGGTATTAATTAAAGACCTTACTAGTAGTTACTTGATAAACGGAAAAGATCAGCGATGGAGGAAGAAAAAATTTTATCGGGATATTATTGCTGTGGTCGGTGGGGTTACCATAAGAAATAATATAGTAAATTCACTCCTCCTCGGACTCTTTGATAAGCACGAACATCTATGGTATATCGGACATGCAGGGACCGGACGTTTGACGCAAGCGGATTGGCGGAACCTGACGGAACGAGTAAAACCACTCGTCACAGAGCACAAGCCCTTTGCGAATTTGCCCCCGCGAACGGTAGATACCTGGTGGCTAAAGCCTGAGCTTACGGTCAAAATTGTCTATGCGGAATGGAAAGAGGGACATTCCTTGCGACAGCCGAGCATCCAAGGATTTGTAGACATTCCTGCAGAACAATGCACGCTTGAACCACAAGAGAAAAGGGAATAA
- a CDS encoding GerAB/ArcD/ProY family transporter, which yields MIHKQVINHRQIAWLVGSVLMTGMMISFLRSVVQLARMDAWFSQVIPVGYAILVAYVLAELTRVFPGKNLFEILFIVCGKWVGGALNLVILFYIWIILALDIKGASDFLHISLLPHTPLEIILLVFVLLMMYYGRTSLEVAARVNEIYFPAYFLCNLLLYFLLVNEYSLERLEPILSNSLGRIAVSNLLPLGLYGDILLFGAFLHAVAQPRLFFAAMKHGVLIVGFSATMILLILLGVMGYTIASRLNFPVYILVQQIHVTDFLDRVEMIVFSLWFPAFTIKVIVAYLAFLVGIGSFGGQQHYNAFNAPCGWFMVVTSMLAFPNVADIDQFISYSLPVIVLVIQVPLLVFLFVMARIRGKRDTNVGIPEGTKLYRFYKSAVRTGYLSLLGCVLTVVISDMFVDKSPWWGGLASIGFIFCFFLALVASYLEMQALNHGKQKIAKSTGPGAFRQ from the coding sequence ATGATTCACAAGCAAGTCATCAATCATCGGCAAATTGCATGGCTGGTCGGAAGCGTCCTGATGACGGGCATGATGATCAGCTTTCTTAGGTCGGTGGTCCAGTTGGCAAGAATGGACGCATGGTTTTCTCAAGTGATACCTGTCGGTTATGCCATCTTGGTGGCGTATGTGCTTGCGGAATTAACCCGCGTCTTCCCTGGAAAAAACCTCTTTGAAATCTTGTTTATCGTCTGTGGGAAGTGGGTGGGTGGAGCCCTCAACCTGGTCATTCTGTTTTATATCTGGATCATCTTGGCACTCGATATAAAAGGAGCATCCGATTTTCTCCACATATCACTGCTGCCACATACGCCATTGGAAATCATTTTGCTCGTCTTTGTTCTGCTGATGATGTACTACGGGCGGACTAGCCTGGAAGTAGCGGCTCGGGTAAATGAAATATATTTTCCCGCTTATTTTTTGTGTAACTTACTGCTTTATTTCTTGTTGGTCAACGAGTACAGTCTCGAACGTTTGGAACCCATCTTGAGCAACAGTTTGGGGAGGATCGCAGTTAGTAATCTCCTGCCTTTAGGTTTATATGGAGACATTTTGTTATTCGGAGCTTTCCTGCATGCAGTCGCGCAACCTCGCCTGTTTTTTGCGGCAATGAAGCATGGGGTCCTCATTGTCGGCTTTTCCGCCACGATGATCCTGCTCATCCTTCTCGGGGTCATGGGTTATACCATTGCCAGTCGGTTGAATTTTCCTGTTTATATTCTTGTGCAGCAAATTCATGTGACCGATTTTCTGGACAGGGTGGAGATGATCGTATTCAGCTTGTGGTTCCCGGCTTTCACCATAAAGGTGATCGTGGCATATTTGGCATTTTTGGTTGGCATAGGATCATTTGGCGGGCAGCAGCATTACAATGCCTTTAATGCCCCGTGCGGTTGGTTCATGGTGGTGACATCCATGTTGGCCTTTCCGAATGTGGCGGATATCGATCAATTTATCAGTTACAGCTTGCCGGTCATCGTATTGGTGATTCAAGTACCGTTGCTTGTGTTCTTGTTCGTGATGGCACGAATCAGAGGAAAACGCGACACCAATGTCGGAATTCCAGAAGGAACCAAATTATATCGCTTTTATAAAAGCGCTGTGAGGACTGGCTATTTATCGCTGCTCGGTTGTGTGCTTACGGTCGTTATCAGCGACATGTTTGTGGATAAATCACCATGGTGGGGGGGATTAGCGTCGATAGGTTTCATCTTTTGTTTTTTTCTGGCGCTGGTGGCGAGCTATTTGGAGATGCAAGCATTGAACCATGGCAAGCAAAAGATCGCGAAATCCACGGGACCAGGGGCGTTCCGGCAATAG
- a CDS encoding nucleotide sugar dehydrogenase, producing MNLYEAIVDQQEKIAVIGLGYVGLPVAVALSKKASVIGFDVNRQKVEDYLNGICVDGSIEEERLRACTIDFTNDETRLKEARFFIIAVPTPIKSGNVPDLHYVQAATRTVAKQMPKGSVVVFESTVYPGVTEEVCIPILESESGLRCGTDFKVGYSPERINPGDQVHRFETIIKIVSGIDDETLETVARVYGLAVEAGVYRAESIKVAEAAKVIENAQRDINIAFMNELAMLFHQMGINTKAVLQAASTKWNFLKFTPGLVGGHCIGIDPYYLTYKAEDSGYRSKIILAGRHINDGMGKYIAEQIIKSVVRLKLDVKNVKIGILGLAYKENCTDIRNTKVTDIIHELHEYGMVPLIVDPLVDSRQAFEEYQIELSSQEALKDLDVVVVAVPHASFAQMSVEDFEVMYGSEKTKIMIDVKGIYDKADFENKGYHYWSL from the coding sequence ATGAATCTATATGAAGCGATTGTAGATCAGCAAGAAAAAATCGCGGTCATCGGACTGGGGTATGTGGGTTTGCCTGTAGCTGTCGCCTTGTCGAAAAAGGCCTCAGTCATCGGCTTTGATGTGAATCGCCAAAAGGTGGAAGACTACCTCAACGGAATATGTGTGGATGGAAGCATCGAGGAAGAACGTCTACGTGCGTGCACGATCGACTTTACGAACGATGAGACGAGATTGAAGGAAGCGCGGTTTTTCATTATTGCTGTTCCGACCCCTATCAAAAGCGGTAATGTGCCAGATCTCCATTATGTACAGGCTGCGACCCGAACTGTGGCCAAGCAGATGCCAAAAGGCTCCGTAGTCGTTTTTGAATCGACGGTCTATCCCGGTGTGACCGAGGAAGTGTGCATCCCGATTCTGGAAAGCGAGTCCGGACTGCGATGCGGAACGGATTTCAAGGTAGGATATTCGCCGGAGCGCATCAATCCGGGGGATCAGGTACACCGGTTTGAAACGATTATCAAGATCGTTTCCGGGATCGATGACGAAACGTTAGAGACGGTAGCTCGGGTCTACGGTCTGGCAGTGGAAGCGGGCGTCTACCGAGCGGAGAGTATCAAAGTAGCAGAAGCAGCCAAAGTCATTGAAAATGCTCAACGTGATATCAATATTGCATTTATGAACGAACTCGCGATGCTGTTTCACCAGATGGGGATCAACACCAAGGCAGTGCTGCAAGCAGCCAGCACGAAATGGAATTTTCTTAAATTCACGCCTGGTCTAGTAGGTGGACATTGCATCGGAATCGATCCTTACTACTTGACGTACAAGGCAGAGGATAGTGGATACCGTTCGAAAATCATCCTTGCGGGACGTCACATCAATGATGGAATGGGGAAATACATCGCGGAGCAAATCATTAAGTCAGTCGTGCGTTTAAAGCTGGACGTCAAGAACGTCAAGATCGGAATCCTTGGCTTGGCTTACAAGGAAAATTGCACCGACATTCGCAATACAAAAGTAACGGATATCATTCACGAACTACACGAATATGGAATGGTTCCTCTCATTGTGGATCCCTTGGTTGATTCTCGACAAGCGTTCGAGGAATACCAAATCGAGCTCTCTTCGCAGGAGGCGCTCAAAGATTTGGACGTGGTAGTCGTAGCGGTTCCACATGCATCCTTTGCACAGATGAGCGTCGAAGATTTTGAGGTCATGTACGGCAGCGAAAAGACGAAAATTATGATCGACGTCAAAGGCATCTACGACAAAGCCGATTTCGAGAACAAAGGATACCATTACTGGAGCTTGTAA
- a CDS encoding polysaccharide deacetylase family protein has product MQTGIEKRSNHFFFKMIPVVMVLFLLTGCVPLRGEEQIVGYRTQESKTTQKVIRYTGEKSKAIPFVSTTKRELSLTFNGMADSETMKKLLDELDKYHLKATFFLPGMRVAEEPNLAKEIASRGHEIENNTLNQLDLTKLSYDQIYSEIKLSKDVIQKETGIVPRYVRTKAGTYSDDIRLAAAQNGQDAVISYSLFLHNWENETDAQKIHYVRKYINRGGVITIDTEESKQLVENVSLLAKAAADVGYQFVPLHDLIAGGKERKPLQEIDGYDAAVIHANDSQATYHYVMKEETGKKQIALSFDDWGTDYTITRILDTLDKYSVKASFFLRADGVEKNPNLARAIAEAGHDVANHTYSHPVVTKITQIQLQEEIVKAHQIITEAIQQKPTMYFRPPTGVFDESTLKAIGATGYHSITNFDVDPSDYIKSKTADEIVNAILEQTHSGSVILLHMLDDTHTVEALPIVIEKLRSRGYTFVKMTEMFGP; this is encoded by the coding sequence ATGCAGACAGGTATAGAAAAAAGAAGTAACCACTTCTTCTTTAAAATGATCCCAGTGGTCATGGTGCTTTTCTTGTTGACAGGCTGTGTCCCTCTTCGTGGCGAGGAACAAATAGTTGGGTACCGTACACAAGAATCCAAAACTACGCAAAAAGTCATCCGCTATACCGGAGAAAAAAGCAAGGCCATCCCCTTCGTGTCCACAACCAAACGAGAGCTGTCTCTTACCTTTAACGGGATGGCAGACAGCGAGACGATGAAGAAGCTTTTGGATGAATTGGACAAGTATCATCTAAAGGCTACTTTCTTTTTACCCGGGATGAGAGTAGCAGAGGAACCAAATTTGGCAAAAGAAATCGCCTCCCGCGGGCACGAAATCGAGAACAACACGTTGAATCAGCTCGATCTGACCAAGCTCAGTTACGATCAGATCTATTCGGAAATCAAACTGAGTAAGGATGTTATTCAAAAGGAAACGGGAATAGTTCCACGTTACGTCCGAACAAAAGCAGGCACCTACTCCGACGATATCCGACTGGCGGCAGCCCAAAACGGACAAGATGCCGTCATTTCCTATAGCCTCTTTCTGCATAACTGGGAAAACGAAACAGACGCACAAAAAATACATTATGTACGAAAATATATCAATCGAGGCGGCGTCATTACAATAGACACCGAAGAGAGTAAGCAGCTCGTTGAAAATGTTTCTCTCCTTGCAAAGGCTGCTGCCGATGTAGGCTATCAATTCGTCCCCTTGCATGACCTGATTGCAGGAGGGAAAGAGAGAAAACCACTTCAAGAAATCGATGGCTATGACGCGGCTGTCATCCATGCAAATGACAGTCAGGCGACCTATCACTACGTCATGAAAGAAGAGACGGGGAAAAAACAAATTGCCTTGTCCTTTGACGATTGGGGTACGGACTATACGATCACGCGAATATTGGACACCCTCGACAAGTATAGCGTCAAGGCATCGTTCTTTTTGAGAGCGGACGGTGTGGAAAAGAACCCGAATCTAGCAAGGGCGATCGCAGAAGCTGGACATGACGTGGCGAACCACACGTATTCGCACCCGGTTGTTACAAAAATCACCCAGATACAGCTGCAAGAAGAAATCGTCAAAGCTCACCAGATTATCACTGAAGCGATCCAGCAAAAGCCTACGATGTATTTCCGCCCTCCGACTGGGGTATTTGATGAAAGCACGCTAAAGGCGATCGGTGCGACTGGCTACCATAGCATTACGAATTTTGATGTAGATCCGTCAGACTATATCAAAAGCAAGACGGCTGACGAGATTGTAAATGCCATCCTGGAGCAGACACACAGTGGGAGCGTCATTCTCCTGCATATGCTGGACGATACGCACACGGTAGAGGCGTTGCCAATTGTCATAGAAAAGCTAAGAAGCAGAGGCTACACCTTTGTGAAGATGACAGAAATGTTTGGTCCATAA
- a CDS encoding DUF1904 family protein, whose product MPFLRFKGFEKEWLQNASPVIIDEFARIAEVAKEKVKIELLLVEQITNSPLSVEIMMFEREQEKHDAIARMIHEILKPHGFENTHIFFILLSPSLYYKEGLPLQTKSMR is encoded by the coding sequence TTGCCGTTTCTTCGATTTAAAGGCTTTGAAAAAGAATGGTTACAAAATGCTTCTCCCGTAATCATTGATGAATTTGCTCGCATAGCAGAGGTAGCAAAGGAAAAAGTGAAAATTGAACTGCTGCTTGTCGAACAAATCACAAATAGTCCGCTCTCCGTAGAAATTATGATGTTTGAGCGCGAACAAGAAAAGCACGATGCGATCGCCCGTATGATTCATGAGATTCTTAAACCACATGGCTTTGAGAATACCCATATCTTTTTTATCTTGCTTTCCCCTTCTCTCTATTATAAAGAGGGATTGCCATTGCAGACAAAATCTATGCGCTAA
- a CDS encoding glycosyltransferase encodes MGRATVFFKKKKQKVEEVLTVSRADRRLLSNVPDPERLRTQVDRRGHVSDTNEADPEYLDKIRMLSLRYMANFDVLIYPRKQQRKNALKGRAVDISSTGILVELGPASTDRIFVGKKVYLHCDIPPGTMPEGFESTVKMDGTVVRTFREEQDGQEKLMVAFEFAKPLTEYFQKKRWGYAIYTSSAMLLVAAIFIILMRAESIIYFKYNILLYLYSLIAAAFLLTRYFFGALYRDVPINPDYTPGVSIIIPCFNEEEWIHRTILSCVNQNYPIDKLEVIVVDDRSTDKSVEQIEKVIQMIHNEAERFMTKERVRMFVLPENGGKRVALVKGVEMAMHDLVVFVDSDSFLEPTAIRHLVQPFQDPKMGGVAGRTDVENKFTNSITKLQTVRYYIAFRIMKAAEAWFDSVTCLSGPLSCYRKDLVIKHSEAWLTQKFLGQPATFGDDRSMTNFILKTHRTSYQDSAICSTIVPSNMGVFLKQQMRWKRSWLRESLRASTFIWKKEPFMALFFYIGLIVPIAAPVIVLYNLGYVPLVHHVFPGTFLMGLFLMASLMSLAHLLYRKSRLWVFGMVFCVFYEFVLLWQMPVAWVTFWKSTWGTRETPQDIEARKKKEARKQKNKKGFGLPF; translated from the coding sequence ATGGGGAGAGCGACAGTGTTTTTTAAAAAGAAAAAGCAGAAAGTGGAAGAAGTACTGACTGTCTCCCGAGCAGATCGACGCCTTTTATCAAACGTACCTGATCCGGAAAGGCTACGTACCCAAGTGGATCGCAGAGGTCACGTGTCGGATACCAATGAGGCTGACCCGGAATACTTGGACAAGATTCGGATGCTCAGCTTGAGATACATGGCCAATTTTGATGTTTTAATCTATCCCCGCAAGCAACAGAGAAAAAATGCGCTGAAGGGACGAGCAGTCGACATTTCTTCCACGGGAATATTGGTGGAGCTTGGCCCAGCCTCGACAGATCGCATATTCGTAGGGAAAAAGGTCTACCTTCATTGCGACATCCCACCGGGTACGATGCCGGAAGGATTTGAATCTACGGTAAAAATGGATGGAACGGTAGTCAGGACGTTTCGCGAGGAGCAGGATGGTCAGGAGAAGCTGATGGTAGCCTTTGAATTCGCCAAACCTCTTACGGAGTACTTCCAAAAAAAGAGATGGGGCTATGCCATTTACACATCGAGCGCGATGCTGCTTGTAGCGGCCATATTTATCATACTCATGCGGGCAGAAAGCATTATTTACTTCAAGTACAATATCCTCTTGTACCTGTATAGTCTCATTGCTGCAGCTTTTTTGCTGACGCGCTATTTTTTCGGTGCGCTCTATCGGGATGTTCCGATCAATCCAGACTATACACCAGGCGTGTCCATCATTATCCCCTGCTTCAATGAAGAGGAATGGATTCACCGGACGATTCTGAGCTGTGTGAATCAAAACTACCCGATCGACAAACTGGAAGTCATCGTGGTAGATGACCGTTCAACGGACAAATCAGTGGAACAGATCGAGAAAGTCATCCAGATGATTCATAATGAAGCGGAGCGTTTCATGACCAAAGAACGGGTACGGATGTTTGTGCTTCCCGAAAATGGAGGGAAGCGGGTCGCTCTCGTGAAAGGTGTGGAAATGGCCATGCATGACTTAGTCGTGTTCGTAGACTCTGACAGCTTTCTGGAGCCGACCGCTATCAGACATCTGGTTCAACCGTTTCAAGATCCCAAAATGGGCGGCGTAGCAGGACGGACGGACGTGGAGAATAAGTTTACGAACTCCATCACGAAATTGCAAACGGTTCGTTATTATATCGCTTTTCGTATTATGAAGGCGGCCGAAGCATGGTTTGACAGTGTCACTTGTCTGTCAGGGCCGCTGTCATGTTACCGAAAAGATCTGGTGATCAAACATTCCGAGGCTTGGCTCACACAAAAATTTCTCGGACAGCCGGCTACATTTGGTGATGACCGAAGCATGACCAACTTCATATTGAAAACGCATCGGACATCTTATCAAGACTCGGCGATATGCTCTACCATCGTGCCTTCAAACATGGGAGTGTTCCTCAAGCAGCAGATGCGCTGGAAGCGATCATGGCTGCGAGAATCGCTGCGAGCCAGTACCTTCATTTGGAAAAAGGAACCATTCATGGCGCTGTTCTTTTATATTGGACTCATAGTCCCGATTGCAGCACCCGTTATCGTTTTGTACAACCTCGGGTACGTACCGCTCGTCCATCACGTGTTTCCTGGCACATTCCTGATGGGGTTGTTCCTGATGGCGTCGCTCATGAGTCTGGCTCACTTGTTGTATCGCAAGAGTAGGCTTTGGGTTTTCGGTATGGTTTTTTGCGTGTTCTATGAGTTCGTTTTGCTATGGCAGATGCCAGTCGCATGGGTGACTTTCTGGAAATCCACATGGGGAACGAGGGAAACTCCGCAAGATATTGAGGCAAGGAAGAAAAAAGAAGCCCGCAAACAAAAGAACAAAAAGGGGTTCGGGTTGCCTTTTTAA
- a CDS encoding Ger(x)C family spore germination protein: MSHVARFFVLLLCMLAISGCWDRREVNDMAIVIAMGMDKEPDGMYRLSVQVPLVSSLGAQSGGGGGTSGNKSFYVDSAVGKTIRDANSVIQSRMSRSIYYSHHRMIVIGERLAEEGLSDALDIVARFPENRLTAYLVMSKGKAIDLLTVQPQFERFSGEAMRELIKMEAIPVSLKDVSQMLNTPGVDAFLPVLSAVDSHPKGKSKEIQFTGIAMFRKDKIVAVSKVEQISGLRWFQRTFIPFSIALPLNNKERLTFEFTKGKTDLKPVIRNGQIQFEITAYVTAVVIENMTNLDLEEEKNMVLLQNKLSQEINSSIKKTLDLMQKKRSDPIGLGIMLARHYPREWRETYRNNWNEVLPDLTFQIRSKVNVASIGQTTKNITKEEHDE, encoded by the coding sequence GTGAGCCATGTTGCCCGATTTTTCGTGTTGCTGCTCTGTATGCTTGCGATATCAGGTTGCTGGGATCGTCGTGAAGTGAATGACATGGCGATCGTCATCGCTATGGGCATGGACAAGGAACCGGATGGGATGTATCGCCTATCAGTACAGGTTCCATTGGTAAGCAGCCTGGGCGCTCAGTCAGGCGGTGGAGGAGGAACGAGTGGTAACAAGAGTTTCTACGTGGATTCCGCTGTAGGCAAAACAATCAGAGATGCCAATAGTGTCATTCAGTCGAGGATGTCTCGCAGTATTTATTACTCGCACCATCGGATGATCGTTATTGGTGAACGATTGGCCGAGGAAGGCTTGAGTGATGCATTGGACATCGTTGCCCGTTTTCCAGAAAATCGATTGACGGCTTATCTCGTCATGAGCAAAGGCAAAGCGATCGATCTATTAACGGTACAACCGCAATTTGAGCGGTTTTCTGGTGAAGCCATGCGAGAACTAATCAAGATGGAAGCGATCCCGGTTTCGCTCAAGGACGTTTCCCAAATGTTGAACACACCGGGTGTGGATGCCTTTCTTCCGGTTCTTTCAGCTGTGGATTCTCACCCCAAAGGAAAATCGAAAGAAATACAATTCACGGGGATTGCTATGTTTCGAAAAGACAAGATTGTTGCGGTCTCGAAAGTCGAACAGATCAGTGGGCTGCGGTGGTTTCAACGTACGTTTATTCCGTTTTCTATCGCCTTGCCGCTAAACAACAAGGAGCGGCTCACCTTTGAGTTCACGAAAGGGAAAACAGATCTCAAGCCTGTTATTCGGAATGGCCAAATTCAATTCGAGATTACCGCATACGTTACGGCTGTTGTCATCGAGAACATGACAAACCTGGACTTGGAAGAGGAAAAGAATATGGTCTTGCTGCAAAACAAGCTTTCCCAAGAAATCAACAGCAGCATAAAAAAGACGTTAGATCTGATGCAAAAAAAACGCTCCGATCCGATTGGCTTGGGAATCATGCTGGCGCGCCATTATCCTCGCGAATGGCGGGAAACGTATCGGAACAACTGGAACGAGGTGCTTCCGGATCTAACTTTCCAGATTCGTTCCAAAGTGAACGTAGCTAGCATCGGTCAGACAACGAAGAATATAACGAAGGAAGAGCACGATGAATAG
- a CDS encoding polysaccharide deacetylase family protein, with protein MKEKRDSALDYQKKNRRKKIRAVGQFAILLFVGILLYLAVFDTKRYEEADLSQWQNEKGFIALSYFGVGRSGTPKLIAKEHLDEQLQALQQQGYVTISQQDILDFYKKQKPLPEKALFLAFEDGRNDSHLFAQPLLEKYNYKATALTYANKMGNSDNKFLQPKDLLRMQENGFWEMGTNGYRLTYINIFDQDGRFIGVKDENELPTKNHVEYYNHYLMDFIRDHNMIPVEDRAQMEARITHDYKEMNQIYTNSLGFVPNVYMIMHANTLYQGMNRLVSNVNDANIRQMFAMHFNREGNAFNSSQDSLYDLSRVQPAPYWYTNHLLMKIQKDTQQKMKFVQGDEQHAEQWDRLSGAEEFKENKIVLTSPPGENGMLYLRDSEKSQDVKVSAKLEGNVVGKQSIYLRYDRQKDSFVRLTLHDNELTIEQKKAGSAITELSTTKLSEVQWQPEDLAYDKAAVYSKAQTEAGAPKEEEGYPINIQNSRQMDIVVRGDQLTVSVDEQMMIDKKRIDGTLDKGGVALESEYSKQNKKDDIYDAVFTDVNVIAVANKSSAQENVLYRNSYTGFEKVVNFIKKAISATIDWVIETF; from the coding sequence ATGAAGGAAAAACGCGATTCCGCTCTGGATTATCAAAAGAAAAATCGCAGAAAAAAGATTCGTGCCGTAGGGCAATTTGCGATCTTGTTGTTCGTGGGCATTTTACTGTATCTAGCCGTATTTGATACGAAGCGGTACGAAGAAGCAGACCTGTCTCAATGGCAGAATGAAAAAGGCTTCATTGCTCTTTCTTATTTTGGGGTGGGTCGCTCCGGTACACCTAAGCTGATTGCAAAGGAACACTTAGACGAACAGCTGCAGGCGCTACAACAGCAAGGGTATGTGACGATCTCACAGCAGGACATTCTTGATTTTTATAAAAAACAAAAGCCTCTTCCAGAAAAGGCTTTGTTCCTGGCCTTTGAGGATGGACGCAACGACTCCCATTTGTTTGCCCAACCGCTCTTGGAAAAGTACAATTACAAGGCAACCGCATTGACGTACGCCAATAAAATGGGCAACAGTGACAATAAATTCCTACAGCCTAAGGACCTGCTGCGCATGCAGGAAAATGGCTTCTGGGAAATGGGAACGAACGGCTATCGACTCACATACATCAATATTTTCGATCAAGATGGGCGCTTTATTGGAGTGAAGGACGAAAATGAGCTGCCCACGAAAAATCATGTGGAGTATTACAATCATTATTTGATGGATTTCATCCGTGATCACAACATGATCCCTGTGGAAGACAGGGCGCAGATGGAAGCTCGAATCACTCATGACTACAAAGAGATGAATCAAATTTACACCAACTCACTAGGGTTCGTACCGAACGTTTATATGATCATGCATGCCAATACGCTCTACCAAGGGATGAATCGACTCGTTTCCAATGTGAATGATGCCAACATCCGTCAAATGTTTGCGATGCATTTCAATCGGGAAGGAAATGCGTTCAATTCCAGCCAGGATAGTCTGTACGACCTGTCGAGGGTCCAGCCTGCTCCGTATTGGTACACGAACCATCTGCTGATGAAAATTCAAAAAGATACTCAACAGAAGATGAAATTCGTGCAAGGCGACGAACAGCACGCGGAACAGTGGGACCGTTTGAGTGGCGCGGAAGAGTTCAAGGAAAACAAAATCGTGCTGACCTCCCCTCCAGGGGAAAACGGCATGCTGTACTTACGAGATAGTGAAAAAAGCCAGGATGTAAAGGTGTCTGCGAAACTGGAAGGGAATGTCGTCGGTAAGCAATCCATTTACCTGCGCTATGATCGCCAAAAAGATTCTTTCGTGCGATTGACCTTGCACGACAATGAATTGACGATTGAGCAGAAAAAGGCAGGCAGTGCCATCACTGAGTTGTCCACCACGAAATTAAGTGAGGTCCAGTGGCAGCCTGAGGATCTGGCCTACGACAAGGCGGCGGTCTACAGTAAAGCCCAGACTGAGGCAGGGGCACCAAAGGAAGAGGAAGGCTATCCGATCAACATTCAAAATTCACGACAGATGGATATCGTCGTCCGAGGGGATCAACTGACTGTGTCTGTGGACGAGCAGATGATGATCGACAAGAAGAGAATTGATGGCACCCTTGACAAGGGCGGTGTGGCACTGGAATCTGAATACAGCAAGCAAAACAAGAAGGATGACATTTATGATGCTGTGTTTACCGATGTAAACGTGATTGCCGTAGCAAACAAATCCTCTGCTCAAGAAAACGTACTCTACCGAAATTCTTACACGGGCTTTGAAAAAGTTGTCAACTTTATCAAAAAAGCGATCTCTGCCACGATAGACTGGGTCATCGAAACGTTCTGA